The proteins below come from a single Zea mays cultivar B73 chromosome 8, Zm-B73-REFERENCE-NAM-5.0, whole genome shotgun sequence genomic window:
- the LOC100273501 gene encoding auxin response factor 4 — translation MPQLRVSLYSLQRDHTKSPPYPISPPASALLSPVPAQKHLPPTRPPLPSPDCYCRCLLSLSACLRSPRRLLRLGFSTPPAPPPPDPRQMPPAAMALPSQAPSNSGDPLYPELWRACAGPLVTVPRVGDLVFYFPQGHIEQVEASMNQVAGNPMRLYDLPSKLLCRVLNVELKAETDTDEVYAQIMLMPEPEQNDVAAEKTSSGSAAPPRPAVRSFCKTLTASDTSTHGGFSVLRRHADECLPALDMSQSPPTQELVAKDLHGMEWRFRHIFRGQPRRHLLQSGWSVFVSSKRLVAGDAFIFLRGENGELRVGVRRAMRQLSNVPSSVISSQSMHLGVLATAWHAINTKSMFTVYYKPRTSPSEFIIPYDQYMESVKNNYSIGMRFRMRFEGEEAPEQRFTGTIVGCENLDPLWPDSSWRYLKVRWDEPSTIPRPDKVSPWKIEPASSPPVNPLPLSRGKRPRQNAPPPSPESSVLTKEGATKIDTDSAQTPHQNSVLQSQEQMSFRNNLTESTDSDSTVQKQMMWSPSPNGKVHTNFQPRPAMDNWMPLGRRETDFKDTRSAFKDARTASQSFGDTQGFFMQAYDDSRHRLSFNNQFQDQGSAHRFADPYFYMPQQPSLTVESGTRTQTANNDLRFWSERNSMYGNPSDQQQGFSFGQNTSSWLNQPLPQVEQSRVVRPHATVAPFDLEKTREGSGFKIFGFQVDTTNPSPVQLSSPLSAIREHVVQTRPSAPVNELQPVQIECLPEVSVSTAGTAAENIQQVQQSSKDIQSKSQGASTRSCTKVHKQGVALGRSVDLSKFTDYGELKAELDKMFEFEGELVSANRNWQIVYTDNEGDMMLVGDDPWEEFCNIVRKIYIYTKEEVQKMNSKSSVPRKEEPPAAGEGCAAAAANE, via the exons ATGCCACAGCTGCGCGTCTCTCTCTACTCCCTACAAAGAGACCACACCAAATCCCCCCCCTACCCCATCTCCCCCCCCGCCTCTGCTCTCCTTTCTCCCGTCCCCGCACAAAAACATTTGCCCCCCACCCGGCCACCCCTCCCGAGTCCCGACTGCTACTGCCGCTGCCTCCTCTCCCTTTCCGCCTGCCTTCGCTCTCCTCGTCGTCTCCTCCGTCTAGGGTTCTCCACCCCACCCGCCCCGCCGCCGCCCGATCCGAGGCAGATGCCGCCCGCAGCCATGGCGCTGCCGTCCCAGGCCCCGTCTAACTCAG GGGATCCGCTGTACCCGGAGCTCTGGCGCGCCTGCGCCGGCCCGCTCGTCACCGTCCCCCGCGTCGGCGACCTCGTCTTCTACTTCCCCCAGGGACACATCGAGCAG GTGGAGGCGTCCATGAACCAGGTTGCCGGGAACCCGATGCGTCTCTACGATCTGCCTTCCAAGCTGCTCTGCCGCGTGCTCAACGTCGAGCTGAAG GCGGAGACCGACACCGACGAGGTGTACGCGCAGATCATGCTCATGCCGGAGCCCGAG CAAAACGATGTGGCTGCCGAGAAGACGAGCTCTGGGTCTGCTGCGCCACCGAGGCCAGCGGTCAGGTCATTCTGCAAGACGCTCACCGCCTCCGACACCAGCACACACGGCGGCTTCTCTGTCCTGCGCCGCCACGCTGACGAGTGCCTCCCTGCCCTG GATATGTCCCAGTCGCCTCCCACTCAGGAGCTGGTGGCGAAGGATCTGCATGGCATGGAGTGGCGATTCCGCCACATCTTCCGCG GGCAACCCAGGAGGCATCTCCTTCAGAGTGGTTGGAGTGTTTTTGTCAGTTCCAAAAGGCTTGTTGCTGGAGAcgccttcattttcctcag AGGAGAAAACGGTGAACTTCGAGTTGGTGTTAGGCGCGCTATGAGGCAGTTGTCTAATGTACCTTCTTCGGTTATATCTAGCCAAAGCATGCATCTCGGGGTTCTTGCGACTGCATGGCACGCTATTAACACAAAGTCCATGTTCACTGTCTACTACAAACCTAG GACGAGCCCTTCAGAGTTCATCATTCCATATGATCAATATATGGAGTCAGTAAAAAACAATTATTCTATTGGGATGAGATTCAGGATGAGGTTTGAAGGGGAAGAGGCCCCCGAGCAGAG GTTTACTGGTACAATAGTTGGCTGTGAAAATCTTGACCCACTATGGCCTGATTCCAGTTGGAGATACTTGAAG GTGCGCTGGGATGAGCCTTCTACTATCCCGCGGCCAGATAAGGTCTCTCCCTGGAAGATAGAGCCTGCTTCATCACCTCCTGTTAATCCTCTCCCTCTTTCTAGAGGAAAAAGACCTAGACAAAATGCACCTCCACCTTCCCCTGAATCATCTGTTCTCACAAAAGAAG GTGCAACCAAGATTGATACTGATTCTGCTCAAACACCACATCAAAATTCGGTCTTGCAAAGTCAAGAGCAGATGAGCTTTAGGAACAACCTGACTGAAAGCACCGACTCTGATTCCACTGTTCAGAAGCAGATGATGTGGTCCCCATCACCCAATGGGAAAGTTCACACTAATTTTCAGCCGAGACCTGCTATGgataactggatgccattgggaagGCGTGAAACTGACTTCAAGGACACCCGTTCTGCCTTCAAGGATGCCCGCACCGCTTCTCAATCGTTTGGAGATACACAGGGGTTCTTTATGCAAGCTTATGATGACAGTCGTCAccgtctttctttcaacaatcagTTTCAAGATCAGGGTTCAGCTCATCGCTTTGCAGATCCATACTTCTATATGCCTCAACAACCTTCTCTGACGGTTGAATCAGGCACAAGGACGCAAACAGCGAACAATGACTTGCGTTTTTGGAGTGAGCGGAATTCGATGTATGGTAATCCAAGTGACCAACAGCAGGGTTTCAGCTTTGGGCAAAACACATCAAGTTGGTTGAACCAGCCACTTCCCCAGGTTGAACAGTCACGAGTGGTCAGGCCGCATGCAACGGTTGCTCCATTTGATTTAGAGAAGACTAGAGAAGGCAGTGGGTTCAAAATATTTGGTTTCCAAGTTGATACAACCAATCCATCACCTGTCCAATTGAGCTCTCCATTGTCTGCTATCCGAGAGCATGTGGTACAAACTCGACCATCGGCACCAGTGAATGAATTGCAACCTGTGCAAATTGAGTGCTTGCCTGAGGTGTCCGTAAGCACAGCTGGAACTGCAGCTGAGAACATTCAGCAAGTCCAGCAAAGTTCGAAAGATATTCAAAGCAAGTCCCAGGGCGCTTCAACAAGGAGCTGTACAAAG GTTCATAAGCAAGGAGTTGCGCTTGGCCGGTCCGTGGACCTCTCTAAATTCACCGACTACGGTGAGCTCAAAGCGGAACTAGACAAGATGTTTGAGTTCGAGGGCGAATTGGTATCTGCTAACCGGAACTGGCAGATCGTTTATACCGACAACGAGGGTGATATGATGCTTGTCGGAGATGACCCGTGGGA GGAGTTCTGCAACATAGTGCGCAAGATCTACATCTACACGAAGGAGGAGGTCCAGAAGATGAACTCGAAATCATCCGTGCCGAGGAAGGAGGAACCCCCAGCAGCAGGCGAAggctgcgccgccgccgccgcaaacGAGTAG